A window of the Salvelinus alpinus chromosome 3, SLU_Salpinus.1, whole genome shotgun sequence genome harbors these coding sequences:
- the LOC139571401 gene encoding vacuolar protein-sorting-associated protein 25-like, whose product MNFEWPWQYNFPPFFTLQPNVDTRQKQLAAWCSLALSYCRHHKLYTLDIMEVQECPVFNHKNIDRKLSTEAILIVFEELRKKGNLEWLDKNKTQCLVMWRRPEEWGKLIYQWVSKNGMVNTVFTLYELANGDDTESEEFHGLEEWMLIRSLQALQTDGKAEVITMDDGKGVKFF is encoded by the exons ATGAATTTTGAGTGGCCTTGGCAGTATAATTTCCCTCCGTTTTTTAC GTTACAGCCCAATGTTGACACCAGACAGAAACAACTTGCAGCATGGTGCTCCCTTGCTCTGTCCTACTGCCGCCATCACAAGCTCTACACTTTGGACATCATGGAAGTCCAAGAGTGCCCTGTGTTCAACCACAAGAATATTGATA GAAAACTATCAACGGAGGCCATACTAATTGTTTTTGAGGAATTGAGGAAAAAAG GGAACCTGGAATGGTTAGACAAGAACAAGACACAGTGTCTAGTCATGTGGAGGAGGCCAGAGGAATGGGGCAAACTGATTTACCAGTGG GTCTCTAAAAACGGTATGGTCAATACGGTGTTTACACTCTACGAGCTCGCCAACGGTGACGACACAGAAAGCGAAG AATTCCATGGGCTGGAGGAGTGGATGTTGATTCGCTCGCTGCAGGCCCTGCAGACGGACGGCAAGGCAGAGGTCATCACCATGGATGACGGGAAAGGGGTCAAGTTCTTCTGA